In one Umezawaea sp. Da 62-37 genomic region, the following are encoded:
- a CDS encoding AAA family ATPase, protein MPACTIVVSGGRFRLYDDSVQTFDRLPVATYAIDFSKMTGYSLHQVTPLTPGQETVYGSHVRRVDRIVRAYETMDRSLGVILSGDKGMGKSLMLRMLAEQAREQLGLPTILVQHSTPGLASFLDELGEVATVFDEFEKVFAGSGEGESQNQFLGLFDGLSVTKRLYVLSVNYLGQVNEFLLNRPGRFHYHMRFAYPDPETVATYLRDQVPGIDGIQVDEVVEFSRKFDVNFDHLRAIAFELRRKEPFAEVIGDLNIKRNERGGSMVEARITRQDGDADVITGAIDLFERDLLQTIEDYDGGVRFRMRDAVSTHEGYLLPAGAFEVIDTRSDATKAQAGDLPAVVSVLISRARRTPIDF, encoded by the coding sequence ATGCCTGCGTGCACCATCGTCGTCTCCGGCGGCCGGTTCCGCCTCTACGACGACTCCGTACAGACCTTCGACCGGCTGCCGGTGGCGACCTACGCCATCGACTTCTCCAAGATGACCGGATACAGCCTCCACCAGGTCACCCCGCTCACCCCCGGCCAGGAAACCGTCTACGGATCCCACGTCCGGCGTGTGGACCGCATCGTGCGCGCCTACGAGACCATGGATCGGTCCCTGGGCGTGATCCTGTCCGGCGACAAGGGCATGGGCAAGTCGCTCATGCTCCGGATGCTCGCCGAACAAGCCCGCGAGCAACTGGGGCTGCCGACGATTCTCGTCCAGCACTCGACCCCAGGGCTGGCGTCCTTTTTGGACGAACTCGGCGAAGTCGCCACCGTGTTCGACGAGTTCGAGAAGGTCTTCGCGGGAAGCGGTGAGGGTGAGTCGCAGAACCAGTTCCTCGGCCTCTTCGACGGACTCAGCGTGACCAAGCGCCTCTACGTCCTGTCGGTCAACTACCTGGGCCAGGTCAACGAATTCCTGCTCAACCGCCCCGGCCGCTTCCACTACCACATGCGGTTCGCCTACCCCGACCCCGAGACGGTCGCCACCTACCTGCGCGACCAAGTACCGGGCATCGATGGGATCCAGGTCGACGAGGTCGTCGAATTCTCCCGGAAGTTCGACGTGAACTTCGACCATTTGCGCGCCATTGCTTTCGAGTTGCGCCGCAAGGAACCGTTCGCGGAGGTGATCGGCGACCTCAACATCAAACGCAACGAACGCGGCGGCTCCATGGTCGAGGCCCGCATCACCCGGCAGGACGGCGACGCCGACGTCATCACCGGTGCCATCGACCTGTTTGAACGCGACCTCCTACAGACGATCGAGGACTACGACGGCGGCGTGCGGTTCCGCATGCGTGACGCCGTGTCGACCCACGAGGGCTACCTCCTCCCGGCCGGTGCCTTCGAGGTCATCGACACGCGCAGCGATGCCACGAAAGCCCAAGCGGGTGACCTGCCCGCCGTCGTCTCCGTCCTGATCAGCCGCGCCCGCAGAACCCCGATCGACTTCTGA
- a CDS encoding DUF932 domain-containing protein, which yields MSHPQILTTGFGSLLAAADPDRRSAWAQLGTPVANAGSAHEALVTAGLAGWNIRKLPMTSTEITPDGVTSITNPDEVMLAYTDPRTQATRYLSTVGKGYGVHQNEAGAAVIDTLVAESGARGTGYAGAIEGGRKTFVTIELPNLMHVDGVDTLQLHLVVFNSHDGETAFRVMIVPFRPFCANQQRIAIRDHISCVSIRHTSKSEINVAEIRSKLGLLYDYSAAFEAEAQRMIRSEMTGTEFDDLIREVWPVKKTAEARTLNNAERRTRELTRLWTSAETQAPIRGTRWAAFQAVTEYLDHRAPAKTLDVRAKRVLISKDLAEKKQTAYDLLTA from the coding sequence ATGTCCCATCCGCAGATCCTCACCACCGGCTTCGGCTCCCTGCTCGCTGCGGCCGATCCCGATCGCCGCAGTGCCTGGGCGCAGCTGGGCACTCCTGTCGCGAACGCCGGAAGCGCCCACGAGGCGCTGGTCACCGCGGGCTTGGCCGGATGGAACATCCGCAAGCTCCCGATGACCTCCACCGAGATCACCCCCGACGGCGTCACCTCGATCACCAATCCCGACGAGGTGATGCTCGCCTACACCGACCCTCGCACGCAGGCGACCCGCTACCTGTCCACCGTGGGCAAAGGCTATGGCGTGCACCAGAACGAGGCCGGTGCCGCCGTCATCGACACCCTGGTCGCGGAGTCCGGCGCCCGCGGCACCGGCTACGCGGGCGCGATCGAGGGCGGACGCAAGACGTTCGTCACGATCGAACTGCCGAACCTGATGCACGTGGACGGGGTCGACACTCTGCAACTGCACCTCGTGGTGTTCAACTCCCACGACGGAGAGACGGCGTTTCGGGTGATGATCGTGCCGTTCCGGCCCTTCTGCGCCAACCAGCAGCGGATCGCCATCCGCGACCACATCTCGTGTGTGTCCATTCGACACACCAGCAAGTCCGAGATCAACGTCGCGGAGATCCGCAGCAAGCTCGGTCTGCTCTACGACTACAGCGCCGCCTTCGAAGCCGAAGCGCAGCGGATGATCCGCAGCGAGATGACCGGCACGGAGTTCGACGACCTGATCCGCGAGGTGTGGCCGGTCAAGAAGACCGCGGAAGCCCGCACACTCAACAACGCCGAACGCCGCACCAGGGAACTGACCCGGCTGTGGACCTCGGCGGAGACCCAGGCACCCATCCGCGGCACCCGGTGGGCGGCGTTCCAGGCAGTCACCGAGTACCTGGACCACCGCGCCCCGGCCAAGACCCTCGACGTCCGCGCGAAGCGGGTCCTGATCAGTAAAGACCTGGCCGAGAAAAAGCAGACCGCCTACGACCTGCTGACCGCCTGA